A region of Toxorhynchites rutilus septentrionalis strain SRP chromosome 1, ASM2978413v1, whole genome shotgun sequence DNA encodes the following proteins:
- the LOC129761786 gene encoding TWiK family of potassium channels protein 12, which yields MNMNRQRSSVRSRGSSSTTTSDPREKVKDCCRKFVAFMCTQVGVGGLIVVYALVGAASFMSIETQERNPLVEYVAVLRRNCAAELWDVTEQHNLFNSSIWHFEADLVLKRYQDDFAEAIKQGYDGRTPEEVWNFPAALMFCLAVFTMIGYGNMVPRTAWGKGATVIYATFGIPLYILYFMNMGKVLASTFKWLYTWLHECSHAHEDDLNIEDGSLPQRKRIIVPTTACLWVISIYIATGTIMFAEWEKWSYLDSAYFCVTSLCKIGIGDLVPGANILDSQSGKPTKLVINFVYMLLGMGLVAMCYILMREEVRIKMQEIREDTRLCLEDMSSKFAKCFGTSKDSQYYD from the coding sequence ATGAATATGAATCGACAGCGGTCATCGGTGCGGAGTCGTGGTTCGTCTTCGACCACAACTAGTGATCCGCGGGAAAAGGTGAAGGACTGCTGCCGGAAATTTGTCGCCTTTATGTGCACCCAAGTTGGTGTCGGAGGATTGATTGTGGTGTACGCGTTGGTTGGAGCAGCGAGTTTTATGTCCATCGAGACGCAGGAGCGGAACCCATTGGTCGAGTATGTGGCCGTATTGAGACGAAATTGCGCGGCGGAACTGTGGGATGTAACGGAGCAGCACAATTTGTTTAACAGTTCGATTTGGCATTTTGAGGCAGATTTGGTGCTGAAGCGATACCAGGACGACTTCGCAGAGGCCATAAAACAAGGATACGACGGTCGAACTCCTGAAGAGGTTTGGAATTTTCCCGCGGCGTTGATGTTTTGTTTGGCTGTGTTCACGATGATCGGTTACGGAAATATGGTTCCTCGAACAGCTTGGGGCAAAGGCGCTACTGTGATCTACGCTACCTTCGGGATACCACtgtatattctgtattttatgaACATGGGAAAAGTGCTGGCGTCTACTTTTAAGTGGCTTTACACGTGGCTCCACGAGTGCAGTCATGCCCACGAGGATGATCTCAACATCGAGGACGGGAGTCTGCCTCAACGGAAACGGATTATAGTTCCGACGACGGCATGCTTGTGGGTGATAAGTATTTACATCGCAACCGGAACGATAATGTTTGCGGAGTGGGAGAAGTGGTCCTATCTGGATTCCGCTTACTTTTGTGTAACCAGTTTGTGTAAAATAGGAATAGGTGACTTAGTGCCAGGAGCTAATATACTTGATTCGCAGAGTGGGAAGCCCACCAAACTTGTGATCAATTTTGTTTATATGCTGCTCGGAATGGGCCTGGTGGCCATGTGTTACATTCTGATGCGTGAGGAAGTCAGAATCAAGATGCAGGAGATCAGAGAGGATACCCGGCTGTGCCTTGAAGATATGAgttccaagtttgccaaatgCTTCGGCACCAGTAAAGACTCCCAATATTATGATTAA